One Pseudomonadota bacterium genomic region harbors:
- a CDS encoding flagellin, giving the protein MTSSINTNVGAFVALQNLNIINARLNAVQNQVATGLKVASAVDDASSFAIAQGIRGSIKAYAAVSQGIANGRGVATVSLAGANAISDILGDIQAKITQGENAGNSTAQQSILNADFQNLVAQINTFIANATYNGRNLLSAGSSSINVIANIDGSTLAIRSNSSFSLDSINLGNQNISSTVQAAQALSALQLAQASIATVLGNLGADTKAINFQDSFISQLSDASNVGLGSIVDADLRGLPRSCRLCRCSSSSRSRP; this is encoded by the coding sequence ATGACCAGCTCGATCAATACCAATGTCGGTGCGTTCGTCGCGCTGCAGAACCTCAACATCATCAATGCGCGCTTGAACGCCGTCCAGAACCAGGTCGCCACCGGTCTCAAGGTCGCGAGCGCGGTGGACGACGCCTCCAGCTTTGCGATTGCGCAAGGCATTCGCGGGTCGATCAAGGCCTATGCGGCGGTGAGCCAAGGCATCGCCAATGGACGTGGCGTGGCGACGGTCAGCCTCGCCGGCGCGAATGCGATCTCCGATATCCTGGGCGACATCCAAGCGAAGATCACCCAGGGCGAGAACGCCGGCAACTCGACCGCCCAGCAGTCGATCCTCAATGCCGACTTCCAGAATCTGGTCGCCCAGATCAATACCTTCATCGCCAACGCGACCTACAATGGCCGCAACCTCTTGTCGGCCGGGTCATCGTCGATCAACGTCATCGCCAACATCGACGGCTCGACCTTGGCCATCCGCTCGAACTCCTCGTTCTCGCTCGACTCCATCAACCTCGGGAACCAGAACATCAGCTCGACGGTGCAGGCCGCACAGGCTTTGTCGGCCTTGCAGCTGGCGCAAGCCTCGATCGCCACCGTGCTCGGCAATCTCGGCGCCGACACCAAGGCGATCAACTTCCAGGACTCGTTCATCTCGCAGCTGTCGGACGCGAGCAATGTCGGCCTCGGCAGCATCGTCGATGCGGATCTGCGCGGGCTTCCTCGCAGCTGCAGGCTCTGCAGGTGCAGCAGCAGCTCTCGATCCAGACCCTGA
- a CDS encoding response regulator: MATVLVIEDDPRFRKLVRAMLEGEGHAVRTASDGLEGIDRFTRCRPDLVITDLIMPRIDGIQTISVLRGLDPSVPIIAISGGSADLLKLAATTGPAAILAKPFTDRALRDAVLEALDTSGYRN, from the coding sequence GTGGCGACCGTGCTCGTGATCGAGGACGATCCGCGCTTTCGCAAGCTGGTGCGGGCCATGCTGGAGGGCGAAGGCCATGCGGTTCGGACTGCGTCCGATGGCCTCGAAGGGATCGACCGCTTCACGCGGTGCCGTCCGGACCTGGTCATTACCGACCTGATCATGCCGCGCATCGATGGCATCCAGACGATCAGCGTGCTCCGCGGGCTCGACCCCTCCGTACCCATCATCGCCATCTCCGGCGGGAGTGCAGACCTCCTCAAGTTGGCGGCGACGACTGGCCCCGCAGCGATCCTCGCCAAGCCATTTACTGACCGTGCCTTGCGGGACGCCGTCTTGGAGGCGCTCGACACGTCGGGGTACCGGAATTGA
- a CDS encoding ABC transporter substrate-binding protein, whose protein sequence is MTRRDFILLVGSAAAWPRMAGAQPAKMLRVGTANVQSRSAPQWVAFERRMAELGYQEGRNFTFDFMQISGTEAWEASYREAVARKADIIVAAGPELSLKSALAATDKLPIVMIAVDYDPVERGYVASLARPTGTVTGVYFQSTELAGKHLQLMKESFPDLATVAVFWDRPSADYWAALQAVAPRLGVRLAGVEFRERPYDYERAIAEVAPDNRQFLLAHASPFFFLDRVRLAEFALQHRMVSMLGTRESVLAGGLISYGPSLTGMFALAANYVDRIATGTKPTNMPIEQPTKFELVINLKTAKALGVNMPAMVLARADEVIE, encoded by the coding sequence ATGACGCGGCGAGATTTCATCTTGCTTGTCGGGAGCGCGGCGGCGTGGCCGCGCATGGCGGGTGCGCAGCCGGCAAAGATGCTGCGCGTCGGTACGGCCAACGTGCAATCGAGATCGGCGCCGCAATGGGTGGCTTTCGAGCGACGCATGGCAGAGCTTGGGTATCAAGAAGGCAGGAATTTCACGTTCGACTTCATGCAAATCTCGGGCACTGAAGCATGGGAAGCTAGCTACCGAGAAGCAGTCGCGCGCAAGGCGGACATCATCGTTGCGGCCGGCCCGGAGCTCAGTCTGAAGTCGGCGCTCGCAGCCACAGACAAGCTGCCGATTGTGATGATTGCGGTCGACTACGATCCGGTCGAACGCGGATACGTCGCGAGCCTTGCGAGACCGACAGGCACCGTCACCGGCGTCTATTTTCAGAGCACAGAGCTGGCGGGCAAGCACCTGCAGTTGATGAAGGAGTCATTCCCGGATTTGGCAACGGTGGCGGTGTTCTGGGATCGGCCGTCGGCCGACTATTGGGCGGCCTTGCAAGCCGTCGCGCCCCGGCTCGGAGTGCGGCTCGCCGGCGTCGAGTTCCGCGAGCGGCCCTACGACTACGAGCGGGCAATCGCTGAGGTGGCGCCGGACAATCGCCAATTCCTCTTGGCGCACGCGTCGCCATTCTTCTTTCTCGATCGGGTGCGTCTGGCCGAATTCGCGCTTCAGCACCGCATGGTTTCGATGCTCGGCACGCGCGAATCGGTCCTCGCAGGGGGCCTGATATCCTACGGGCCGAGCCTGACGGGAATGTTCGCGCTTGCTGCAAACTACGTCGATCGCATTGCGACGGGGACCAAGCCAACGAATATGCCGATCGAGCAGCCAACGAAATTCGAGCTGGTCATCAATTTGAAGACCGCCAAGGCGCTTGGCGTCAACATGCCAGCGATGGTGCTGGCGCGTGCCGACGAAGTGATCGAGTAA
- a CDS encoding TetR/AcrR family transcriptional regulator, whose translation MGRPREFDDAAVLDAATDCFWQRGYKATSIRDLAMQMGITGPSLYNAFGGKRALFRLILERYVERSMRARIQRLESSLRPKQAIRAFLAEIVERSLDDRHRRGCLLVNSALDVAPHDREIGAEIADRLGEIETFFRRRIVAAQVEGTVPPDRDAKDTARVLLGVTLGIRVLARSKPDRQLLEGMARPALALLNWPRRSRKTKHR comes from the coding sequence ATGGGAAGGCCACGAGAATTCGACGATGCGGCTGTGCTCGATGCGGCGACGGACTGCTTTTGGCAGCGCGGGTACAAGGCGACGTCTATTCGTGATCTCGCCATGCAGATGGGGATAACGGGTCCGAGCCTCTACAACGCGTTCGGGGGAAAGCGCGCGCTTTTTCGCCTGATTCTCGAGCGCTACGTGGAGCGCTCCATGCGCGCGCGCATTCAGCGGTTGGAGTCGAGCCTTCGGCCTAAACAGGCCATTCGGGCCTTCCTTGCCGAAATCGTCGAGCGCTCGCTCGACGATCGCCACCGACGCGGCTGCCTGCTCGTGAACTCGGCTCTCGACGTCGCACCGCACGACCGGGAAATCGGCGCGGAGATCGCGGATCGGTTGGGGGAGATCGAGACTTTCTTTCGGCGACGAATCGTGGCCGCACAGGTCGAAGGAACCGTGCCGCCGGATCGCGATGCCAAGGATACCGCACGTGTGCTGTTGGGGGTGACCCTGGGAATCCGCGTGCTTGCCCGATCGAAACCCGACCGCCAGTTGCTGGAAGGTATGGCACGGCCCGCTCTGGCGCTGCTCAACTGGCCGCGTCGCTCCAGGAAGACGAAGCACCGATGA
- the tolB gene encoding Tol-Pal system protein TolB, translated as MTGLLALPLAGLAAGPARAELHIDITRGKIEPVPIAITTFTSTRPEETRVGRDISEVISANLERSGLFKPIDPKSFVQTPESLKVQPRFADWRVISAQALVQGNVENQADGRLKVEFRLWDVFAQQQMTGLAYFTVPGNWRRVAHIVSDAIYKRMTGEDGYFDTRIVYVSESGPKTKPVKRLAIMDQDGANHKFLTDGAYLVLTPRFSPTAQEITYLSYYRDQPRVYLFNIDTGRQELVGNFPGMTFAPRFSPDGQKVVFSLSKDGKSEIYAMDLRTRQVTRLTNGSSIDTSPSYSPDGQRITFNSDRGGNPYLYTMNADGGNVQRISFGEGLYYTPVWSPRGDLIAFTKQRAGVFAIGVMRPDGKGERILSESYLDEGPTWAPNGRVLMFFRQQKSDPQGRGGSVRLHSVDLTGFNQREVITPLDASDPAWSPLLP; from the coding sequence ATGACCGGCCTGCTGGCGCTACCCCTGGCAGGACTCGCGGCCGGACCGGCCCGGGCCGAGCTCCATATCGACATCACCCGCGGTAAGATCGAGCCGGTCCCGATCGCCATCACCACCTTCACCTCGACCAGGCCCGAGGAGACCCGGGTCGGCCGCGACATCTCCGAAGTGATCTCCGCCAATCTCGAGCGCTCCGGCCTGTTCAAGCCGATCGACCCGAAATCCTTCGTGCAGACGCCGGAATCCTTGAAGGTGCAGCCGCGCTTCGCCGATTGGCGGGTGATCAGCGCCCAGGCGCTGGTGCAGGGCAATGTCGAGAACCAGGCGGACGGCCGGCTCAAGGTCGAGTTCCGGCTCTGGGACGTGTTCGCCCAGCAGCAGATGACCGGGCTTGCCTATTTCACCGTGCCGGGGAACTGGCGGCGGGTGGCGCACATCGTCTCCGATGCGATCTACAAGCGGATGACCGGCGAGGACGGCTATTTCGACACTCGCATCGTCTATGTCTCGGAGAGCGGCCCCAAGACGAAGCCGGTCAAGCGGCTGGCGATCATGGACCAGGACGGCGCCAACCATAAGTTCCTGACCGACGGCGCCTATCTCGTGCTGACGCCGCGCTTCTCGCCGACCGCCCAGGAGATCACCTATCTCTCCTATTACCGCGATCAGCCCCGGGTCTATCTCTTCAACATCGACACCGGCCGCCAGGAGCTGGTCGGCAACTTTCCCGGCATGACCTTCGCGCCCCGGTTCTCGCCCGACGGCCAGAAGGTGGTCTTCAGCCTGTCGAAAGACGGCAAGTCCGAAATCTATGCCATGGACTTGCGCACGCGACAGGTCACCCGACTGACCAACGGCAGCTCGATCGACACATCGCCGTCATATTCGCCCGATGGTCAGCGCATCACCTTCAATTCCGATCGCGGCGGCAATCCGTACCTCTATACGATGAACGCGGACGGCGGCAACGTACAGCGGATCAGCTTCGGCGAGGGGTTGTACTACACGCCGGTCTGGAGCCCGCGCGGCGATCTGATCGCCTTCACCAAGCAGCGGGCAGGGGTGTTCGCTATCGGCGTCATGCGGCCGGACGGCAAGGGCGAGCGCATTCTAAGCGAGAGCTATCTCGACGAGGGACCGACCTGGGCGCCCAATGGCCGCGTCCTCATGTTCTTTCGCCAGCAGAAATCCGATCCGCAAGGCAGGGGCGGCTCGGTCAGGCTGCACTCGGTCGACCTCACCGGATTCAATCAGCGGGAAGTCATCACGCCCTTGGACGCATCCGACCCCGCCTGGTCGCCGCTGCTGCCGTAG
- a CDS encoding class I SAM-dependent methyltransferase encodes MMVVSQATLLAAMNEPSLYDHPDLYDLVIAPGLAEGFYREEALRHEGGVLELACGTGRLTIALAGSGLDIVGLDSSPTMLASAKDRAKGAGAEVTWVEADMRRFDLGRHFGFIFIATNSLLHLTSAEDLTACLAAAARHLAKGGIFALDVFNPALRILGRDPEQRFEVGRYTHPKHGRILLEETTNYDAAQQISRSTWFFSTPERPDFVTVPLHLRNIFPQELPLVLKRAGLHLEQRFGDFSREPFESRSRHQICLCHADR; translated from the coding sequence ATGATGGTGGTCAGCCAAGCCACGCTCCTTGCTGCCATGAACGAACCATCGCTCTACGACCATCCCGACCTCTATGACCTGGTCATCGCTCCAGGCCTCGCGGAAGGGTTCTACCGCGAAGAGGCGCTCCGGCACGAGGGCGGCGTGCTCGAGCTTGCCTGCGGCACCGGCCGCTTGACCATAGCGCTGGCCGGCTCGGGCCTCGACATCGTCGGCCTCGACTCCTCGCCGACCATGCTCGCATCCGCCAAGGACCGGGCGAAGGGAGCGGGCGCCGAGGTCACCTGGGTCGAAGCCGATATGCGGCGCTTCGATCTCGGCCGGCACTTCGGCTTCATCTTCATCGCCACCAATTCTCTCCTCCATCTCACCAGCGCCGAGGATCTGACCGCTTGCCTTGCCGCGGCCGCGCGGCATCTGGCGAAGGGCGGCATCTTCGCTCTCGATGTCTTCAATCCCGCGCTCCGCATCCTCGGCCGCGATCCCGAGCAGCGCTTCGAGGTCGGGCGCTATACCCACCCCAAACACGGCCGGATTCTGCTGGAGGAGACCACGAATTACGACGCGGCCCAACAGATCAGCCGCAGCACGTGGTTCTTCTCGACCCCGGAGCGGCCGGACTTCGTCACCGTGCCATTGCATTTGCGAAATATCTTCCCGCAGGAGCTGCCGCTCGTCCTGAAGCGCGCCGGGTTGCACCTGGAGCAGCGCTTCGGCGACTTTTCCCGAGAACCCTTCGAAAGCCGGAGCCGGCACCAGATCTGCCTCTGCCACGCCGATCGCTAG
- a CDS encoding alpha/beta fold hydrolase, which produces MGAPGRPLILLFHQAGSNRAEYATIAPNLLTLGFDALAIDQRSGGSLFGHDNETVQRLGHSEGYGKAYGDLEAALLWARSTGRSGPAIVWGSSYSAALVFLLAAKHPDEVKALLAFSPGEYLDGATSVRRAAAQLSIPIYVTSAKEGAEVAQAKAILDSAPGRQKIQFVPRIAGVHGSSTLSLDRNPKGAEENWAAVKAFLTSLAL; this is translated from the coding sequence ATGGGCGCCCCGGGCCGGCCGCTCATACTGCTCTTCCACCAGGCCGGATCGAACCGCGCTGAATACGCGACGATCGCGCCGAACTTGTTGACGCTTGGCTTCGATGCACTAGCGATCGATCAGCGCTCCGGTGGATCGCTCTTCGGGCATGACAACGAGACGGTGCAGCGCCTCGGGCACAGCGAGGGCTATGGCAAAGCCTACGGCGATCTTGAAGCCGCTCTCCTATGGGCAAGATCGACAGGCCGCTCCGGACCGGCAATCGTCTGGGGCAGCAGCTACTCCGCAGCGCTCGTCTTTCTGCTTGCGGCCAAGCATCCCGACGAGGTGAAGGCGCTTCTGGCTTTTTCGCCTGGTGAATATCTCGATGGTGCGACGAGCGTGCGACGGGCGGCCGCGCAACTCTCCATTCCGATATACGTCACCTCGGCAAAGGAAGGTGCCGAGGTGGCACAGGCAAAGGCGATCCTCGATTCCGCGCCGGGGCGCCAGAAAATCCAATTCGTGCCGCGCATCGCCGGCGTCCATGGCTCATCGACGTTAAGCCTAGACCGCAACCCGAAGGGCGCGGAGGAGAACTGGGCGGCCGTCAAAGCGTTCCTGACCTCGCTTGCGCTGTAG
- a CDS encoding alginate lyase family protein, translated as MADHHHRAGPSGRPPQPRWLGGFLVALFLIAGPVPASAGTPYALISPERVAALASRPDTPEGKTEIRFANRVLDQAPKALTRIHVEGTLPHQAIYDESNEAKRDWPVMLDLALAYRLTGDERYRAQAERFLFAWVDVYVVSFNPIDESELDHLILVYDLLRGSLAAPGDTKMHAFLATMARGYIGRIAAAKKLDTGNWQSHRIKLVTLAAYALGDPELIGQARALFQAHVGRNIGADGAVWDFSERDALHYVTYDLEPLSVAALAAKAHGEDWSTFEAPNRGSLAKALAWLVPYAEGRQTHAEFVNSRVKFDAVRRDAGVAGFAGFWEPKSATYLYGLASRLDQRYAPLAAKLAGWHRPWLALCLD; from the coding sequence TTGGCTGACCACCATCATAGAGCGGGTCCTTCGGGCCGGCCGCCGCAACCTCGGTGGCTTGGCGGGTTCCTCGTCGCTCTCTTTCTCATTGCCGGCCCCGTGCCGGCGTCTGCCGGGACGCCCTACGCGCTCATCTCGCCGGAGCGCGTCGCCGCTCTTGCTTCCCGCCCGGATACGCCAGAGGGCAAGACGGAGATCCGGTTTGCGAACAGAGTGCTCGACCAGGCCCCGAAGGCGCTCACGCGCATCCATGTCGAGGGCACCCTGCCGCATCAGGCAATCTATGACGAGAGCAACGAAGCCAAGCGCGACTGGCCGGTCATGCTCGATCTGGCACTTGCCTACCGGCTGACCGGCGATGAGCGCTACCGGGCGCAGGCCGAGCGGTTCCTCTTCGCCTGGGTCGATGTCTATGTCGTAAGCTTCAACCCCATCGACGAGAGCGAGCTTGACCATCTCATCCTCGTCTACGATCTCCTGCGCGGCAGCCTGGCGGCGCCGGGGGACACCAAGATGCATGCGTTCCTTGCGACCATGGCGAGGGGCTATATCGGCCGCATCGCGGCTGCGAAAAAGCTCGATACCGGCAATTGGCAAAGCCATCGGATCAAGCTGGTGACGCTTGCCGCCTATGCCTTGGGCGATCCGGAGCTCATCGGCCAGGCCCGCGCGCTCTTTCAGGCGCATGTCGGTCGCAATATCGGCGCCGACGGGGCGGTCTGGGATTTCTCGGAGCGCGACGCCTTGCATTACGTGACCTACGACCTCGAGCCCTTGTCGGTCGCAGCACTTGCCGCGAAGGCCCATGGCGAGGATTGGTCCACCTTCGAAGCGCCGAACCGCGGCTCGCTGGCGAAGGCGCTGGCCTGGCTCGTGCCTTACGCCGAAGGGCGGCAGACCCATGCGGAGTTCGTGAATTCCCGGGTCAAATTCGACGCGGTCCGGCGCGATGCCGGTGTCGCCGGCTTCGCCGGATTCTGGGAGCCGAAGAGTGCGACCTATCTCTATGGGCTCGCCAGCCGCTTGGACCAACGCTATGCGCCGCTCGCGGCCAAGCTTGCGGGCTGGCACCGGCCCTGGCTGGCGCTGTGCTTGGACTAG
- a CDS encoding ABC transporter substrate-binding protein, giving the protein MAGTSGRRLASVAAAAAAMTLGALAAGDAAAQPKPLKVVPQADVRILDPFVNNAGITGEFAYMIYDTLLAQDTEGQPKPQMAESYSVGADGLTYTFKLRPNLKFSDGQPVKSADAVASVKRWAGRDLNGKKMVELGMTLAAVDDRTFTLTLKQPWGLVIDSFAKTIGMASYIMREKEALVDVNTAVTDIVGSGPYLFKKDEWVPGSKVVFVKNPDYVARAEPANFYAGGKIAKTERVEWIIIPDSNTAVAALQAGEVDLLETPANDLVPVLKKNKDIVLAIHNKSGFLAYLRPNFILPPFDNMKARQALLYAVNQEDYMAAAIGGDPTYWKACHAWLTCGTPYASEAGTDDFKKPNLEKAKALLKEAGYKGEKIVILQPTDFKVIRDLTEVTIQRLRELGLNIDIEAMDWGQLVLRRGKQDPIGQGGWSMYHTYSTGLELGPPVSNFNISGACERKSWFGWPCDPETEKLRDAFAGEPDMAKRKAIAEQLQRRAAEFVHYVPLGQFFQPVAYRNTLKGVLEVPWQVYWNVEKQG; this is encoded by the coding sequence ATGGCGGGGACTAGCGGGCGTCGATTGGCATCGGTGGCGGCCGCGGCCGCAGCCATGACCTTAGGAGCGTTGGCGGCGGGCGATGCGGCGGCCCAGCCGAAGCCGCTGAAGGTGGTGCCGCAAGCCGATGTCAGGATCCTCGATCCCTTCGTCAACAATGCGGGGATCACCGGCGAATTCGCCTACATGATCTACGACACGCTCTTGGCCCAGGACACCGAAGGGCAGCCGAAGCCGCAGATGGCGGAGAGCTATTCGGTCGGCGCCGACGGCCTCACCTACACCTTCAAGCTCAGGCCCAACCTCAAATTCTCCGACGGCCAGCCGGTCAAGTCCGCCGATGCGGTCGCGTCGGTCAAGCGCTGGGCCGGCCGCGACCTCAATGGCAAGAAGATGGTCGAGCTCGGCATGACCTTGGCCGCCGTCGACGACCGCACCTTCACGCTCACCTTGAAGCAGCCCTGGGGCCTGGTGATCGATTCCTTCGCCAAGACGATCGGCATGGCGAGCTACATCATGCGCGAGAAGGAGGCGCTGGTCGACGTCAACACCGCGGTCACCGACATCGTCGGCTCCGGCCCCTACCTCTTCAAGAAGGACGAGTGGGTCCCCGGCAGCAAGGTGGTGTTCGTCAAGAACCCCGACTACGTGGCGCGCGCCGAGCCGGCGAACTTCTATGCCGGCGGCAAGATCGCCAAGACCGAGCGCGTGGAATGGATCATCATTCCGGATTCGAACACGGCCGTGGCGGCGCTGCAGGCGGGCGAGGTCGATCTCCTGGAGACGCCGGCGAACGACCTCGTGCCGGTCTTGAAGAAGAACAAGGACATCGTTCTCGCCATCCACAACAAATCCGGCTTCCTTGCCTATCTCCGGCCGAACTTCATCTTGCCGCCCTTCGACAACATGAAGGCGCGCCAGGCGCTGCTCTACGCGGTCAATCAGGAAGACTACATGGCAGCCGCGATCGGCGGCGATCCGACCTACTGGAAGGCCTGCCACGCCTGGCTCACCTGCGGCACGCCCTATGCGAGCGAGGCCGGCACCGACGACTTCAAGAAGCCCAATCTGGAGAAGGCCAAGGCTCTGCTCAAGGAAGCGGGCTACAAGGGCGAAAAGATCGTCATCCTGCAGCCAACCGACTTCAAGGTGATCCGCGATCTGACCGAGGTGACGATCCAGCGGCTGCGCGAGCTCGGATTGAACATCGACATCGAGGCCATGGATTGGGGCCAATTGGTGCTGAGGCGCGGCAAGCAGGACCCGATCGGCCAGGGCGGCTGGAGCATGTACCACACCTATTCGACCGGGCTCGAGCTGGGGCCGCCGGTCAGCAACTTCAATATCTCCGGCGCCTGCGAGCGCAAGAGCTGGTTCGGCTGGCCCTGCGACCCGGAGACCGAGAAGCTGCGCGACGCCTTTGCCGGCGAGCCCGACATGGCCAAGCGCAAGGCGATCGCCGAGCAGCTGCAGCGCCGGGCGGCAGAGTTCGTGCACTACGTGCCCTTGGGCCAGTTCTTCCAGCCCGTCGCCTACCGCAACACGCTAAAGGGCGTGCTCGAGGTTCCCTGGCAGGTCTACTGGAACGTCGAGAAGCAGGGCTGA
- a CDS encoding nucleotidyltransferase family protein: protein MRCSRDGIDRFRIPCTCVGIHVSSEHSHEVYAPYGLAEFYAGLPRPNTINDQGALFQVKAASYRARGSWLTVTSG, encoded by the coding sequence TTGCGCTGTAGCCGCGACGGCATCGACCGATTTCGCATCCCCTGCACGTGCGTCGGCATTCATGTCTCCTCAGAGCACTCTCATGAGGTGTATGCGCCCTACGGCCTCGCAGAGTTCTATGCCGGCTTACCGAGACCAAACACCATCAACGATCAAGGCGCGCTATTCCAGGTCAAGGCCGCGAGCTACCGGGCGCGCGGGTCATGGCTTACGGTCACGTCCGGCTAG
- a CDS encoding redoxin domain-containing protein encodes MADIKNLGAELVALTPQLPEFTKAGAETHKLTFPILTDPGNAVGEAYGLAFELPASLKTIYSGFGLDLQRFNGDASWRLSIPARIVIRMGGIVAAVEADPDYTTRPDPEETLAILRRL; translated from the coding sequence TTGGCGGATATCAAGAACCTCGGCGCCGAGCTGGTGGCGTTGACCCCGCAGTTGCCCGAGTTCACTAAGGCCGGCGCGGAGACGCACAAGCTGACATTTCCCATCCTCACCGACCCGGGTAATGCCGTCGGCGAGGCCTATGGCCTTGCCTTCGAGCTGCCCGCGAGTCTGAAGACGATCTACTCCGGCTTCGGCCTCGACCTGCAACGCTTCAATGGTGATGCGAGCTGGCGGCTATCGATTCCGGCGAGGATCGTAATCCGCATGGGCGGCATCGTTGCGGCGGTCGAAGCCGATCCGGACTACACGACGCGACCCGATCCTGAGGAGACCCTGGCAATCCTTCGCCGCCTCTAG
- a CDS encoding DsbA family protein has protein sequence MLQVHAYTIYHSPNAYIGSVLLRRALAERPTVQLVRRPFLIPRERGLLVADLVGGRETPAMGSYHREDAARWAKRHAIPLVYPPPGTLLQRAQHWAKTDWQREELPARAYYAARESGREHALDQALFEAAWVEGMDVNLPETIAWAAERAGLEGDRLLAEAMREVPGREVWAALEEFDRLQCPGVPTFVLDGARYFGKDRVDWLVAAIEERA, from the coding sequence ATGCTGCAGGTCCACGCCTACACCATCTATCATTCGCCCAATGCCTATATCGGCTCGGTGCTGCTGCGGCGCGCCTTGGCAGAGCGGCCGACGGTCCAACTCGTCCGCCGGCCATTCTTGATACCGCGCGAGCGCGGCCTGCTCGTCGCCGATCTCGTCGGCGGCAGAGAAACACCGGCGATGGGCTCTTACCACCGCGAGGACGCGGCAAGGTGGGCCAAGCGCCACGCCATTCCCTTGGTTTATCCTCCTCCGGGTACGCTGCTCCAGCGTGCGCAGCACTGGGCCAAGACGGATTGGCAGCGCGAGGAGCTGCCGGCCAGGGCCTACTATGCGGCACGGGAATCCGGCCGCGAGCACGCGCTCGACCAGGCGCTGTTTGAAGCGGCATGGGTCGAAGGAATGGATGTGAATCTCCCCGAGACCATCGCCTGGGCGGCGGAGCGCGCCGGTCTCGAGGGCGACCGCCTCCTCGCCGAGGCCATGCGCGAGGTGCCGGGCCGCGAGGTCTGGGCAGCGCTGGAAGAATTCGACCGGCTCCAGTGCCCGGGGGTGCCGACCTTCGTCCTCGACGGTGCCCGCTATTTCGGCAAGGACCGGGTGGATTGGCTCGTGGCGGCGATCGAGGAGCGGGCTTGA